In Panthera uncia isolate 11264 chromosome B4, Puncia_PCG_1.0, whole genome shotgun sequence, one genomic interval encodes:
- the LOC125920134 gene encoding LOW QUALITY PROTEIN: cationic amino acid transporter 3-like (The sequence of the model RefSeq protein was modified relative to this genomic sequence to represent the inferred CDS: inserted 3 bases in 2 codons), with product MLCQALCRFGQKLVRRCTLEQPVAETARSLTTLDIVALGMDYTMNIIVYILPGEVARDKAGPSIVICFLVAGLTSVLTGLTYAEIXVPHSGSSYLYSYVTVGELGAFITVWNLLLINPVYVSIVTQAWILVFDNVFGNQIFQMLHDSISLNVSRVFADVLVFFVVFLVLLFIGFLTWKIRQLPVVTKLFTLMKIIVLIFVIIAGFIKGDLHNWQLTEEDYVKAGLNDTSGLGPLGSGGFMPFGFQGILRGAATYLYTFVGFTFIITRVEEAKNPQHSIPRGIVISLFICLLVYFGVFSALTLMVPYYQLQRGSTLPEAFLHIGLAPAYYVVAFGFLCLSINSFDFIFPIQLVIHMMTQDGLLFPVLARIQTGTNIPIVATVIFGIIALVIVFFFGLTDLLGFMSLGCLLAFSLLVFGVLIVRYQPEMHNGGNEAEVQDGNREVAAEKLTLQGLLFPGSSIPTPLSGQVVYICSSLLVLLIILLCLVLAQWPVLLSGDPVWISVVVVLLVLITELTGVIWRQPQSSTPLYFKVPGLPFLSVLSIFMNVYLMMQMTAGTWAILGVWMLIGFAIYFSYGIQHRLXQLTLLKTKTVDLELSSASTYLV from the exons ATGTTGTGTCAAGCACTTTGCAGATTTGGTCAAAAGCTGGTACGCAGATGTACACTGGAACAACCTGTGGCTGAGACTGCCAGAAGCCTGACCACTCTGGATATAGTGGCCCTGGGTATGGACTATACAATGAATATAATTGTGTATATCCTGCCTGGTGAAGTGGCTAGAGATAAAGCAGGACCATCCATTGTGATCTGCTTCTTGGTGGCTGGCCTAACTTCAGTGTTGACTGGGCTGACCTATGCAGAGAT AGTTCCACATTCTGGCTCTTCATATCTCTACAGCTATGTCACTGTAGGTGAACTCGGGGCTTTCATCACTGTCTGGAACCTCCTCCTCATAAATCCTGTCTATGTAAGCATTGTGACCCAAGCCTGGATCTTAGTTTTTGACAATGTTTTTGGAAACCAGATATTTCAGATGCTGCATGACAGCATCTCACTAAATGTTTCCCGTGTTTTTGCAGATGTTCTAGTCTTCTTTGTTGTGTTCCTTGTGTTGTTATTCATAGGATTTCTGACTTGGAAGATTAGGCAGCTTCCTGTTGTTACCAAACTGTTCACATTGATGAAaattattgttctcatttttgtCATCATTGCTGGCTTCATTAAGGGGGACCTGCACAACTGGCAGCTCACAGAAGAGGACTACGTAAAGGCTGGACTCAATGACACCTCTGGCTTGGGCCCCCTGGGGTCTGGAGGATTTATGCCTTTTGGCTTCCAGGGGATTCTCCGTGGAGCAGCTACCTATctctatacatttgtgggtttcacttttattattacCAGAGTTGAAGAAGCCAAGAATCCCCAACATTCCATCCCCAGGGGCATTGTGATTTCACTGTTCATCTGTCTTTTGGTGTATTTTGGTGTCTTTTCAGCACTTACACTCATGGTGCCTTACTACCAGCTTCAACGTGGGAGCACCTTGCCTGAGGCATTTCTCCATATTGGCTTGGCCCCTGCCTACTATGTTGTAGCTTTTGGATTCCTCTGTCTTTCTATCAACTCCTTTGACTTTATATTCCCCATACAACTGGTGATACATATGATGACACAGGATGGCCTCCTATTCCCTGTCCTTGCCAGGATCCAAACTGGCACAAACATCCCCATTGTGGCCACTGTGATCTTTGGCATTATTGCACTAGTCATAGTATTCTTCTTTGGACTCACTGATCTTCTGGGCTTCATGTCACTTGGGTGCCTGCTAGCTTTCTCTCTGCTGGTTTTTGGTGTTCTCATTGTCAGGTATCAGCCTGAGATGCATAATGGGGGAAATGAAGCAGAGGTGCAGGATGGGAATAGAGAAGTTGCAGCAGAGAAGCTGACTCTACAGGGATTACTTTTTCCAGGCAGCTCCATCCCCACTCCACTCTCTGGCCAGGTTGTCTATATTTGCTCCTCACTGCTTGTTCTGCTGATCATTCTTCTTTGCCTGGTGCTGGCCCAGTGGCCAGTTCTGCTTTCTGGAGACCCTGTGTGGATTTCAGTGGTTGTGGTGCTCCTGGTGCTCATCACTGAGCTCACTGGGGTCATCTGGAGACAGCCTCAGAGCTCCACTCCCCTTTACTTTAAGGTCCCTGGTCTGCCTTTCCTCTCAGTACTGAGCATCTTCATGAATGTTTACCTTATGATGCAGATGACAGCTGGCACCTGGGCTATACTTGGTGTCTGGATGCTGATTGGGTTTGCTATCTACTTCAGCTATGGAATCCAGCACCGCC GTCAATTAACCTTACTTAAGACCAAAACTGTGGACCTTGAACTCAGCAGTGCCAGTACATATTTGGTTTGA